In uncultured Bacteroides sp., one genomic interval encodes:
- a CDS encoding YebC/PmpR family DNA-binding transcriptional regulator has product MGRAFEYRKATKMKRWGNMARTFTRIGKQIAIAVKAGGPDAENNPHLRSCVANAKAANMPKENVERAIKRAISKDTEDYKEMVYEGYGPHGIAILVETATDNTTRTVANVRSVFNKNGGSLGTSGSLDFIFTRKSMFTVAPKEGVSMEDLELELIDYGVDELEADEDGITLYGEFQSFNAIQKYLEENGFEIISSEFTRIPTDLKDVTPEQRASIDKLVDKMEDDEDVQNVYTNMKPEEEAE; this is encoded by the coding sequence ATGGGAAGAGCGTTCGAATACAGAAAAGCCACCAAAATGAAGAGATGGGGTAACATGGCTCGTACATTTACGAGAATCGGCAAACAAATCGCTATTGCAGTAAAAGCTGGCGGTCCTGATGCTGAGAATAACCCACATTTACGTTCTTGTGTAGCAAACGCGAAGGCAGCCAACATGCCAAAAGAAAATGTTGAAAGAGCAATAAAGAGAGCTATCTCTAAAGATACCGAAGATTACAAGGAAATGGTATACGAAGGATACGGTCCACATGGTATTGCTATTTTAGTAGAAACAGCTACTGATAATACAACTCGTACAGTGGCTAATGTTCGTAGTGTCTTTAATAAGAACGGTGGTTCTTTAGGTACATCAGGAAGCTTGGATTTTATATTTACTCGTAAGTCTATGTTTACAGTTGCTCCAAAAGAAGGCGTTTCTATGGAAGATCTTGAACTTGAATTGATTGATTACGGTGTAGATGAACTTGAAGCTGATGAAGACGGTATCACTTTATATGGTGAGTTCCAGTCATTCAATGCCATTCAGAAGTATCTTGAAGAGAATGGCTTTGAAATTATCAGTTCAGAGTTTACTCGCATCCCTACAGATCTTAAAGATGTAACTCCGGAACAACGAGCTTCTATTGATAAACTGGTTGATAAAATGGAAGACGATGAAGATGTTCAGAACGTCTATACAAATATGAAACCAGAAGAAGAGGCTGAGTAA
- a CDS encoding Nramp family divalent metal transporter, translating into MINFFKDLKRKDHKRYLGGLDILKYIGPGLLVTVGFIDPGNWASNFAAGSEFGYSLLWVVTLSTIMLIVLQHNVAHLGIVTGLCLSEAATQYTPKWISRPILGTAVLASVSTSLAEILGGAIALQMLFGVPIIWGSILVTAFVFIMLLTNSYKKIERSIIAFVSVIGLSFIYELLLVEIDWPTAAKGWVVPSFPQGSVLIVMSVLGAVVMPHNLFLHSEVIQSHEYNKQDDASIRKVLKYELYDTLFSMIAGWAINSAMILLAAATFFKVKTEVTELQQAKSLLEPLLGSNAAIVFALALLMAGVSSTITSGMAAGSIFAGIFGESYHIKDSHSRLGVIISLGVALLLIFFISNPFKGLIISQMVLSLQLPFTVFLQVSLTSSKRVMGKYVNGRWSTFVLYFIAATVSALNVWLLISTIIGY; encoded by the coding sequence ATGATTAATTTCTTTAAAGATCTGAAACGTAAAGACCACAAACGCTATTTAGGTGGTCTTGACATTTTAAAATATATTGGTCCCGGATTATTAGTTACTGTTGGATTTATTGATCCGGGAAACTGGGCCTCGAATTTTGCTGCCGGATCAGAATTTGGATATTCATTGTTGTGGGTGGTAACTCTTTCAACGATAATGTTGATTGTCCTTCAGCATAATGTGGCTCACCTGGGAATTGTTACGGGCCTTTGCCTTTCGGAGGCAGCGACTCAGTATACACCAAAATGGATTTCACGTCCCATTCTGGGGACTGCCGTTTTGGCTTCTGTTTCTACTTCCTTGGCTGAAATTCTGGGTGGAGCAATTGCATTACAGATGCTGTTTGGCGTTCCAATAATATGGGGCTCAATTCTGGTTACTGCGTTTGTGTTTATAATGCTGCTCACTAATTCATACAAGAAGATTGAACGTTCCATTATTGCTTTTGTTTCGGTTATCGGACTTTCTTTTATCTATGAGCTTTTACTTGTAGAGATTGACTGGCCAACAGCCGCTAAAGGATGGGTGGTACCGAGTTTTCCTCAGGGTAGTGTTCTGATTGTAATGAGTGTGTTAGGGGCTGTAGTAATGCCTCATAACCTTTTCTTGCATTCGGAAGTAATTCAGAGTCACGAGTACAACAAACAAGACGATGCCTCAATTAGAAAAGTTTTGAAGTACGAGCTGTACGATACACTTTTCTCTATGATTGCAGGATGGGCCATAAACAGTGCTATGATACTTCTTGCTGCTGCAACATTTTTTAAAGTCAAGACAGAAGTTACGGAACTTCAGCAGGCAAAATCGTTGTTAGAACCTTTATTAGGAAGCAATGCCGCAATTGTTTTTGCGTTGGCACTGCTTATGGCAGGTGTTTCCTCAACGATTACGAGCGGAATGGCTGCAGGTTCTATCTTTGCAGGCATTTTTGGAGAATCTTACCACATAAAGGATAGTCACTCTCGTTTGGGGGTTATTATTTCACTGGGTGTGGCATTGTTATTGATCTTCTTTATTTCAAACCCATTCAAAGGGTTAATCATTTCGCAGATGGTGTTGAGTCTTCAACTTCCTTTTACGGTCTTTCTGCAGGTGAGTCTTACTTCATCAAAAAGGGTGATGGGCAAGTATGTTAACGGAAGGTGGAGCACGTTTGTGCTTTATTTTATTGCAGCAACGGTGTCTGCTTTGAATGTGTGGCTCCTGATTTCAACAATAATTGGTTATTAG
- a CDS encoding C-GCAxxG-C-C family protein has translation MEDRVTRAVELFKSGYNCSQSVVAAFADLYGFTEEQALKMASSFGGGIGRMRETCGAACGIFLLAGLQTGTTDPKDKEGKAANYKLVQDLAAIFKNRMGSINCGELLGLKKCDPIESTPEERTAQYYAKRPCVKIVEEAARIWVEYLETQKG, from the coding sequence ATGGAAGATAGAGTAACGAGAGCAGTAGAACTCTTTAAAAGCGGATATAATTGTTCTCAATCTGTAGTAGCAGCCTTTGCCGATTTATATGGATTTACAGAAGAACAAGCTCTGAAAATGGCTTCTTCTTTTGGTGGAGGAATAGGACGAATGAGAGAAACCTGTGGAGCTGCCTGTGGGATATTTCTGTTAGCCGGACTTCAAACCGGAACCACTGATCCGAAGGATAAAGAAGGGAAAGCTGCTAATTATAAATTGGTGCAGGATTTGGCAGCTATATTCAAGAATCGTATGGGTTCTATAAACTGTGGTGAGTTATTGGGGCTGAAGAAATGTGATCCAATTGAGTCGACTCCGGAGGAACGAACTGCACAATATTATGCTAAACGCCCATGCGTAAAAATAGTTGAAGAAGCTGCAAGAATATGGGTAGAATATCTTGAAACTCAAAAAGGGTAA
- the pheT gene encoding phenylalanine--tRNA ligase subunit beta codes for MNISYNWLKEYVNFDLTPDEVAAALTSIGLETGGVEEVQTIKGGLEGLVIGEVLTCEEHPNSDHLHITTVNLGNGEPTQIVCGAPNVAAGQKVVVATLGAKLYDGDECFTIKKSKIRGVESTGMICAEDEIGIGTDHAGIIVLPADAVPGTLAKDYYNVKSDYVLEVDITPNRADACSHFGVARDLYAYLTQNGYKTELQKPSVDSFKIDNNDLDIDVVVENSEACPRYAGVSIKGITVKESPEWMQNILRTIGVRPINNIVDITNYIVHELGQPLHCFDADVVGKKVIVKTLPEGTPFTTLDGVERKLSDRDLMICNENGPMCIAGVFGGLDSGVTEKTVNVFLESAYFHPTWIRKSARRHGLNTDASFRFERGIDPLNTDYVLKHAALLVQELAGGTVSSEIKDVYPVPFSKFNVDITYKKINTLIGKDIPVETVKSIVGSLEMEITNETAEGLSLAVPPYRVDVTRDVDVIEDILRIYGYNNVEIPSTLKSSLTTKGEADKSYKLQSLISEQLVGCGFNEILNNSLTKAAYYEELESFPAKNLVMLMNPLSNDLNCMRQTLLFGGLESITHNANRKNADLKFFEFGNCYYFNEEKKNPEKVLAAYNEDYHLGLWVSGKNVANSWAHADEQSTVYELKAYVENVFLRLGIDMRNLVIGNLTDDLFSAALSVNTKGGKRLAVFGVITKKQLKAFDIDNEVYYADLNWNELMKAIKSVKVSYKEICKFPAVKRDLALLLDKQVLFAEIEKIAFESERKLLKEVSLFDVYEGKNLEAGKKSYAVSFMLQDENQTLNDKQIDKIMSKLIANLESKLGAKLR; via the coding sequence ATGAATATCTCTTATAATTGGCTGAAAGAGTATGTCAATTTTGATTTAACGCCCGATGAAGTTGCTGCTGCGCTTACTTCAATAGGTCTGGAAACTGGTGGGGTAGAAGAAGTACAAACCATTAAAGGTGGTTTGGAAGGTTTGGTAATTGGTGAAGTGCTTACATGCGAAGAACACCCTAATTCAGACCATTTACATATTACCACAGTTAATTTAGGAAATGGGGAACCAACTCAGATTGTTTGTGGAGCACCTAACGTTGCAGCTGGCCAGAAAGTGGTTGTTGCTACATTAGGAGCAAAGCTTTACGATGGTGATGAGTGTTTTACTATAAAGAAATCAAAAATCCGTGGTGTTGAATCTACTGGCATGATTTGTGCAGAAGATGAGATAGGAATTGGTACTGATCATGCAGGAATTATTGTTCTTCCGGCAGATGCAGTTCCTGGTACATTGGCAAAGGATTATTATAATGTTAAGAGTGATTATGTACTTGAAGTAGATATTACTCCAAACCGTGCAGATGCTTGTTCTCATTTTGGAGTAGCACGTGACTTATATGCTTACTTAACACAGAATGGCTACAAGACCGAACTTCAAAAACCATCTGTAGATTCTTTTAAAATCGATAATAACGATCTTGATATTGATGTTGTTGTTGAAAATAGTGAAGCATGTCCTCGTTATGCCGGAGTTTCTATTAAAGGTATTACTGTAAAGGAAAGTCCGGAATGGATGCAGAATATATTAAGAACTATAGGTGTTCGTCCAATCAATAATATTGTAGACATAACAAATTATATTGTTCACGAATTAGGTCAACCACTTCATTGCTTTGACGCCGATGTTGTAGGCAAAAAGGTTATTGTTAAAACATTGCCCGAAGGAACTCCTTTCACAACACTTGATGGCGTGGAAAGAAAGCTTAGCGATCGCGATCTTATGATCTGCAATGAAAACGGTCCGATGTGTATTGCCGGTGTATTTGGTGGACTGGATTCAGGTGTAACCGAAAAAACTGTAAATGTATTCCTTGAAAGTGCATATTTCCATCCTACATGGATACGTAAATCAGCTCGCCGTCATGGCTTGAATACTGATGCTTCTTTCCGTTTTGAGAGAGGTATTGACCCATTAAATACTGATTATGTATTGAAACATGCAGCTCTGTTAGTTCAGGAATTGGCAGGTGGTACTGTTTCTTCCGAAATAAAGGATGTATATCCTGTTCCTTTCAGCAAATTCAATGTAGATATTACATATAAAAAGATTAATACCCTGATTGGTAAAGATATTCCGGTTGAGACAGTAAAAAGTATCGTTGGAAGTCTGGAAATGGAAATCACAAATGAAACTGCCGAAGGCTTATCTCTTGCTGTTCCTCCATATCGTGTAGATGTAACTCGCGATGTAGATGTTATTGAAGATATTCTTCGCATTTACGGATATAATAACGTAGAAATACCTTCTACACTGAAATCAAGTTTAACTACTAAAGGAGAAGCTGATAAATCATATAAGCTTCAGAGCCTTATTTCAGAACAATTGGTTGGTTGCGGATTTAATGAAATATTAAACAACTCATTAACAAAAGCTGCTTATTACGAAGAATTGGAATCATTCCCGGCTAAAAACCTGGTGATGTTGATGAATCCATTGAGTAACGATCTTAACTGTATGCGTCAGACATTATTGTTTGGCGGTTTGGAAAGTATTACTCATAATGCAAATCGCAAAAATGCCGATCTTAAATTCTTCGAATTTGGTAATTGCTACTATTTTAATGAAGAAAAGAAGAATCCCGAAAAGGTTCTTGCGGCATATAATGAAGATTATCATTTAGGTTTATGGGTAAGCGGTAAGAACGTAGCAAACTCATGGGCTCATGCTGATGAACAAAGTACTGTTTATGAGCTTAAAGCTTATGTGGAAAATGTATTCCTACGTTTAGGTATAGATATGCGTAATCTGGTTATCGGTAATCTTACAGACGATCTTTTCTCTGCAGCATTGTCTGTCAATACCAAAGGAGGCAAACGTTTGGCTGTGTTTGGTGTGATTACAAAGAAACAGTTGAAGGCGTTCGATATTGATAATGAAGTTTATTATGCAGACTTGAACTGGAATGAGCTGATGAAAGCTATTAAGTCTGTTAAGGTATCCTACAAGGAAATTTGTAAATTCCCGGCAGTGAAGAGAGATCTTGCATTACTTCTTGACAAGCAGGTTCTGTTTGCTGAGATAGAAAAGATTGCTTTTGAGTCTGAACGTAAATTACTTAAGGAAGTTTCTTTGTTTGATGTTTACGAAGGAAAGAACCTTGAAGCAGGTAAGAAATCATATGCAGTAAGCTTTATGCTTCAGGATGAGAATCAAACGTTGAATGATAAGCAGATTGATAAGATTATGAGCAAACTTATTGCTAATCTTGAAAGCAAGCTGGGAGCAAAGCTTAGATAA
- a CDS encoding TIGR03905 family TSCPD domain-containing protein, which produces MKFVYKTSGTCSTYISVDVEDGIVKDVTFQGGCNGNLKGICQLVKDLPVKEVISKLEGISCGGRPTSCPDQLCKALRQVPSV; this is translated from the coding sequence ATGAAGTTTGTATATAAAACATCTGGAACTTGTAGTACTTATATATCAGTAGATGTTGAAGATGGCATTGTTAAGGATGTAACTTTTCAAGGCGGGTGTAACGGAAACTTAAAAGGTATCTGCCAACTGGTAAAGGATTTGCCTGTTAAAGAGGTGATTTCTAAATTGGAAGGTATATCCTGTGGAGGTAGACCTACTTCTTGTCCGGATCAACTTTGCAAAGCTTTACGTCAGGTTCCGTCTGTCTGA